A region of Pseudomonas sp. Marseille-Q3773 DNA encodes the following proteins:
- the mfd gene encoding transcription-repair coupling factor: MSVLRLPQMSATAGKQTWGNLPGAALSLAIAEAASSAGRFTLLLTADSQAADRLEQELRFFAPDLPVLPFPDWETLPYDLFSPHQDIISQRIASLYRLPELSHGILVVPITTALHRLAPTRFLLGSSLVLDVGQTIDVEQMRTRLEASGYRCVDTVYEHGEFAVRGALIDLFPMGSKLPYRIDLFDDEIETLRTFDPETQRSIDKVDSVRLLPAREFPMQKEEVTRFKARFRERFDVDFRRSAIFQDLASGIIPAGIEYYLPLFFEETSTLFDYLPADTQVFSLPGVEQAAEHFWNDVRGRYEDRRGDLSRPLLPPAELFLPVEDCFARLKQWPRVVVSTEDLDSGVGRERFPARALPNLAIEAKANQPLAELASFLDQFPGRVLFTAESAGRREVLLELLERLKLRPQSVDGWADFITGAERLAITIAPLDDGLLLDDPAIALVAESPLFGQRVMQRRRRDKRGETANDAVIKNLTELREGAPVVHIDHGVGRYLGLATLEIEGQAAEFLTLEYAEGAKLYVPVANLHLIARYTGSDDALAPLHRLGSEAWQKAKRKAAEQVRDVAAELLDIYARRAARKGYAFADPAADYATFSAGFPFEETPDQQAAIEAVRADMLAPKPMDRLVCGDVGFGKTEVAMRAAFIAVHSGRQVAVLVPTTLLAQQHYNSFRDRFADWPVTVEVMSRFKSAKEVAAAAADLAEGKIDILIGTHKLLQDDVRFKDLGLAIIDEEHRFGVRQKEQLKALRSEVDILTLTATPIPRTLNMAVAGMRDLSIIATPPARRLSVRTFVMEQNKSTVKEALLRELLRGGQVYYLHNDVKTIEKCAADLAELVPEARIGIGHGQMRERELEQVMSDFYHKRFNVLVASTIIETGIDVPSANTIVIERADKFGLAQLHQLRGRVGRSHHQAYAYLLTPTRQKVSADAEKRLEAIANTQDLGAGFVLATNDLEIRGAGELLGEGQSGQIQAVGFTLYMEMLERAVKAIRKGTQPNLEQPLGGGPEINLRLPALIPEDYLPDVHARLILYKRIASAADEEGLKDLQVEMIDRFGLLPEPTKNLMRLTSLKLQAEKLGIKKVDAGPNGGKIEFEAETPVDPLTLIKLIQGQPKRYKFEGATQFRFLVPMERPDERFNTLEALFERLTPQPA, from the coding sequence GTGTCAGTTCTGCGCCTACCGCAAATGTCGGCCACGGCCGGCAAACAAACCTGGGGTAACCTACCCGGTGCCGCCCTCAGCCTGGCCATCGCCGAGGCCGCCAGCAGCGCGGGCCGCTTCACCCTGCTGCTGACTGCCGACAGCCAGGCAGCCGATCGTCTGGAACAGGAACTCCGCTTCTTTGCCCCGGACCTGCCGGTGCTGCCGTTCCCCGACTGGGAAACCCTGCCCTACGACCTGTTCTCGCCGCACCAGGACATCATCTCCCAGCGCATCGCCAGCCTGTACCGCCTGCCGGAGCTGAGCCACGGCATCCTCGTGGTGCCCATCACCACTGCCCTGCACCGCCTGGCACCGACCCGCTTCCTGCTGGGCAGCAGCCTGGTGCTGGACGTCGGCCAGACCATCGACGTCGAACAGATGCGCACGCGCCTGGAAGCCAGCGGCTATCGCTGTGTCGATACGGTCTACGAGCATGGCGAGTTCGCCGTGCGCGGGGCGCTGATCGACCTGTTCCCGATGGGCAGCAAGCTGCCCTACCGCATCGACCTGTTCGATGACGAGATCGAAACCCTGCGCACCTTCGACCCGGAGACCCAGCGCTCGATCGACAAGGTCGATTCGGTGCGCCTGCTGCCGGCCCGAGAGTTCCCGATGCAGAAAGAGGAAGTGACGCGCTTCAAGGCGCGCTTCCGCGAACGCTTCGACGTCGACTTCCGCCGCAGCGCGATCTTCCAGGACCTGGCCAGCGGTATCATTCCCGCCGGTATCGAGTACTACCTGCCGCTGTTCTTCGAGGAAACCTCGACCCTGTTCGATTACCTGCCGGCCGACACCCAGGTGTTCTCGCTGCCTGGCGTGGAGCAGGCTGCCGAACACTTCTGGAACGACGTGCGCGGGCGCTATGAAGACCGCCGTGGCGACCTGAGCCGGCCCCTGCTACCGCCTGCCGAGCTGTTCCTGCCGGTGGAAGACTGCTTTGCCCGGCTCAAGCAATGGCCACGGGTGGTGGTCAGCACCGAAGACCTCGACTCCGGGGTGGGCCGCGAGCGTTTCCCGGCACGTGCACTGCCCAACCTGGCGATCGAGGCCAAGGCCAACCAGCCGCTGGCCGAACTGGCCAGTTTCCTCGACCAGTTCCCCGGCCGCGTGCTGTTCACTGCCGAATCGGCAGGCCGCCGCGAGGTACTGCTGGAACTGCTCGAACGGCTGAAGCTGCGACCGCAGAGCGTCGACGGCTGGGCCGACTTCATCACCGGTGCCGAGCGCCTGGCAATCACCATCGCCCCGCTGGATGACGGCCTGCTGCTGGACGACCCGGCGATCGCCCTGGTCGCCGAAAGCCCGCTGTTCGGCCAGCGCGTGATGCAGCGCCGCCGCCGTGACAAGCGCGGCGAAACCGCCAACGACGCGGTGATCAAGAACCTCACCGAACTGCGCGAAGGCGCACCGGTGGTGCACATCGACCACGGCGTCGGCCGCTACCTGGGCCTGGCCACGCTGGAAATCGAAGGCCAGGCCGCCGAATTCCTCACCCTCGAATATGCCGAAGGCGCCAAGCTGTACGTGCCCGTGGCCAACCTGCACCTGATTGCCCGCTACACCGGCAGCGATGATGCACTGGCGCCGCTGCACCGGCTGGGCTCGGAGGCCTGGCAGAAGGCCAAGCGCAAGGCCGCCGAACAGGTACGCGATGTCGCCGCCGAGCTGCTCGACATCTATGCCCGCCGCGCCGCGCGCAAGGGTTATGCGTTTGCCGACCCGGCCGCCGACTATGCCACCTTCAGCGCCGGCTTCCCGTTCGAGGAAACCCCGGACCAGCAGGCCGCGATAGAAGCCGTGCGCGCCGACATGCTGGCGCCCAAGCCGATGGACCGGCTGGTATGCGGCGACGTCGGCTTCGGCAAGACCGAAGTGGCCATGCGCGCGGCATTCATTGCCGTACACAGTGGCCGCCAGGTGGCCGTGCTGGTGCCAACCACGCTGCTCGCCCAGCAGCACTACAACAGCTTCCGCGACCGCTTCGCCGACTGGCCGGTGACCGTGGAGGTGATGAGCCGCTTCAAGTCGGCGAAAGAGGTGGCTGCCGCCGCCGCGGACCTCGCCGAAGGCAAGATCGACATCCTCATCGGTACTCACAAGCTGCTGCAGGACGACGTGCGCTTCAAGGACCTGGGCCTGGCCATCATCGACGAAGAGCACCGCTTCGGCGTGCGCCAGAAAGAACAGCTCAAGGCCCTGCGCAGCGAGGTGGACATCCTCACCCTCACCGCCACGCCGATTCCGCGTACGCTGAACATGGCCGTGGCGGGCATGCGCGACCTGTCCATCATCGCCACGCCACCGGCGCGCCGCCTGTCGGTGCGCACCTTCGTCATGGAGCAGAACAAGAGCACGGTGAAGGAGGCGCTGCTGCGTGAACTGTTGCGCGGCGGCCAGGTGTACTACCTGCACAACGATGTGAAAACCATCGAGAAATGCGCCGCCGACCTTGCCGAACTGGTCCCCGAGGCGCGCATTGGCATTGGCCATGGGCAGATGCGCGAGCGCGAGCTGGAACAGGTGATGAGCGACTTCTACCACAAGCGCTTCAACGTGCTGGTGGCCTCGACCATCATCGAAACCGGCATCGACGTGCCCAGCGCCAACACCATCGTCATCGAGCGTGCCGACAAGTTCGGCCTGGCCCAGCTGCACCAGCTGCGCGGCCGGGTTGGCCGTAGCCACCACCAGGCCTACGCCTACCTGCTGACCCCCACCCGGCAGAAGGTCAGCGCCGACGCCGAGAAACGCCTGGAGGCGATTGCCAACACCCAGGACCTCGGTGCCGGCTTCGTGCTGGCCACCAACGACCTGGAGATCCGCGGTGCCGGCGAGCTGCTGGGCGAAGGCCAGAGTGGGCAGATCCAGGCGGTGGGCTTCACCCTGTACATGGAAATGCTCGAGCGCGCGGTCAAGGCGATCCGCAAGGGTACCCAGCCCAACCTGGAGCAGCCGCTGGGCGGTGGCCCGGAAATCAACCTGCGCCTGCCGGCCCTGATCCCCGAGGACTACCTGCCCGACGTGCACGCGCGGCTGATCCTGTACAAGCGCATCGCCTCGGCCGCCGACGAAGAAGGCCTCAAGGACCTGCAGGTGGAAATGATCGACCGCTTCGGCCTGCTGCCCGAGCCGACCAAGAACCTCATGCGCCTGACCTCGCTCAAGCTGCAGGCGGAAAAGCTCGGCATCAAGAAAGTCGACGCCGGCCCCAATGGCGGCAAGATCGAGTTCGAGGCCGAGACGCCGGTCGACCCGCTGACCCTGATCAAGCTGATCCAGGGCCAGCCCAAACGCTACAAGTTCGAAGGCGCCACCCAGTTCCGCTTCCTGGTACCGATGGAACGCCCCGACGAACGCTTCAATACCCTGGAGGCGCTGTTCGAGCGCCTGACCCCACAGCCTGCTTAA
- a CDS encoding glyceraldehyde-3-phosphate dehydrogenase: protein MWKVPVTQKPDQCLGEWIDREALAEAMIPLIGQLYRNNNVVSSIYGRSLINRSVISILKAHRFARHRQADETELSVHETFPLLKAMSELKLGAASVDLGKLANKFKQEGNGRTAEQFVREELAEVVGQQNASARKGTDVVLYGFGRIGRLLARILIEKTGGGDGLRLRAIVVRKGAENDLVKRASLLRRDSVHGPFDGTITIDEANNTITANGNLIQVIYAKSPSEVDYTQYGIENALVVDNTGVWRDADGLGQHLACPGAARVILTAPGKGALKNIVHGINHGDIAADDKIISAASCTTNAIVPVLKAINDQYGIVNGHVETVHSFTNDQNLIDNFHKGSRRGRAAPLNMVITETGAATAAAKALPVLKGKLTGNAIRVPTPNVSMAILNLNLEKPTSRDEINEYLRQTAMHSELHKQIDYVSSQEVVSTDFVGSRHAGVVDAEATIANDNRVVLYVWYDNEFGYSCQVVRVMEEMAGVNPPAFPR from the coding sequence ATGTGGAAGGTTCCCGTGACTCAGAAGCCCGACCAGTGTCTTGGTGAGTGGATCGATCGTGAAGCCCTGGCTGAAGCGATGATCCCGCTTATCGGTCAGCTCTACCGCAACAACAATGTGGTGAGCTCGATTTATGGCCGTAGCCTGATCAACCGTTCGGTTATCTCGATCCTCAAGGCGCACCGCTTTGCGCGTCATCGTCAAGCCGACGAGACCGAACTGTCCGTACACGAGACATTCCCCCTGCTGAAGGCCATGAGCGAGCTGAAGCTGGGCGCCGCCTCGGTCGACCTGGGCAAGCTGGCCAACAAGTTCAAGCAGGAAGGCAATGGCCGTACTGCCGAGCAGTTCGTCCGTGAAGAACTGGCCGAGGTGGTAGGTCAGCAGAACGCTTCGGCGCGCAAGGGCACCGACGTCGTGCTGTACGGTTTCGGCCGCATCGGCCGCCTGCTGGCGCGCATCCTGATCGAGAAGACCGGTGGCGGCGACGGCCTGCGCCTGCGTGCCATCGTCGTGCGCAAGGGCGCCGAGAACGACCTGGTCAAGCGTGCCAGCCTGCTGCGCCGTGACTCGGTACACGGCCCGTTCGATGGCACCATCACCATCGACGAAGCCAACAACACCATCACCGCCAACGGCAACCTGATCCAGGTCATCTACGCCAAGAGCCCGAGCGAAGTCGACTACACCCAGTACGGCATCGAGAACGCGCTGGTCGTCGACAACACCGGCGTATGGCGTGATGCCGACGGCCTGGGCCAGCACCTGGCCTGCCCGGGCGCTGCCCGCGTGATCCTCACTGCACCTGGCAAGGGCGCGCTGAAGAACATCGTGCACGGCATCAACCACGGTGACATCGCTGCCGATGACAAGATCATTTCGGCCGCTTCCTGCACCACCAACGCCATCGTGCCGGTGCTCAAGGCCATCAACGACCAGTACGGCATCGTCAACGGCCACGTCGAAACCGTTCACTCGTTCACCAACGACCAGAACCTGATCGACAACTTCCACAAGGGCAGCCGCCGTGGCCGTGCCGCGCCGCTGAACATGGTCATCACCGAAACCGGCGCCGCCACTGCTGCCGCCAAGGCACTGCCAGTGCTCAAGGGCAAGCTGACCGGCAACGCCATTCGCGTACCGACGCCGAACGTTTCGATGGCCATCCTGAACCTGAACCTGGAAAAGCCTACCTCGCGCGACGAGATCAACGAGTACCTGCGCCAGACCGCCATGCACTCGGAACTGCACAAGCAGATCGACTACGTCAGCTCGCAGGAAGTGGTTTCGACCGACTTCGTCGGCTCGCGCCACGCCGGTGTGGTTGATGCTGAAGCGACCATCGCCAACGACAACCGCGTTGTCCTGTACGTCTGGTACGACAACGAATTCGGTTACAGCTGCCAGGTGGTTCGCGTGATGGAAGAGATGGCCGGTGTGAACCCGCCAGCGTTTCCGCGCTGA
- a CDS encoding FAD:protein FMN transferase — translation MRTALLFILMLLTACDQGPTLERLGGPTMGSSYSIQYVREPGGPAPVQVRAAVETILHDIDQHYSTYRGDSTVSRFNQLPANQCQVLPPDMLELVSLGQHLAEQSDGAFDLTVEPLLDLWGFGPQARHMQVPDPQALAQARQRVGYRHLHIQGQALCKDAPVQLDFNSIAAGHAVDLIATRLQAMGVASFVAEVTGELKAVGRKPDGSPWRIALELPREDRQIARQVIPLNGLSVSTSGDYRHYFEDNGRRYSHTFDARLGRPVQHDLAAVTVLDSSALRADGYSTLLLILGPQRGWVFAMTHGLPAVLVTRAEGGFVSRATPAFERAVKGE, via the coding sequence TTGCGCACAGCCTTGCTGTTCATCCTCATGCTGCTCACCGCCTGCGACCAGGGCCCCACCCTGGAGCGCCTGGGCGGCCCGACCATGGGCAGCAGCTACAGCATCCAGTACGTGCGCGAACCCGGCGGCCCGGCGCCGGTCCAGGTGCGGGCGGCAGTCGAAACCATTCTGCACGACATCGACCAGCACTACTCGACCTACCGCGGCGACTCCACCGTCAGCCGTTTCAACCAGTTGCCCGCCAACCAGTGCCAGGTCCTGCCGCCCGACATGCTCGAACTGGTCAGCCTTGGTCAGCACCTGGCCGAGCAGAGTGACGGCGCCTTCGACCTCACCGTCGAGCCGCTGCTCGACCTGTGGGGCTTCGGCCCGCAGGCGCGCCATATGCAGGTGCCCGACCCGCAGGCCCTGGCCCAGGCGCGCCAGCGGGTCGGCTATCGGCATCTGCACATCCAGGGCCAGGCCCTGTGCAAGGACGCCCCGGTGCAGCTCGACTTCAACAGCATTGCCGCCGGCCATGCCGTCGACCTGATCGCCACGCGCCTGCAGGCCATGGGCGTCGCCAGTTTCGTCGCCGAAGTGACCGGTGAGCTCAAGGCTGTCGGCCGCAAGCCTGACGGCAGTCCCTGGCGCATCGCCCTGGAGCTGCCCCGCGAAGACCGCCAGATCGCCCGCCAGGTCATTCCGCTCAATGGCCTTTCGGTATCAACCTCGGGTGACTATCGGCATTATTTCGAGGACAATGGCCGGCGCTATTCGCACACCTTCGATGCCCGCCTCGGGCGCCCGGTGCAACATGACCTGGCCGCGGTCACCGTGCTCGATTCCTCGGCTCTGCGGGCAGACGGCTACTCGACGCTGCTGTTGATCCTCGGCCCGCAGCGCGGCTGGGTTTTTGCCATGACGCATGGCCTGCCGGCTGTTCTGGTGACTCGGGCCGAGGGTGGCTTCGTCTCCCGAGCTACGCCCGCGTTCGAACGGGCAGTGAAAGGCGAGTGA
- the sthA gene encoding Si-specific NAD(P)(+) transhydrogenase, translated as MAVYNYDVVVLGSGPAGEGAAMNAAKAGRKVAMVDSRRQVGGNCTHLGTIPSKALRHSVRQIMQFNTNPMFRAIGEPRWFSFPDVLKSAEKVIAKQVASRTGYYARNRVDVFVGTGSFADEQTIEVVCPNGVVEKLNAKHIIIATGSRPYRPADIDFNHPRVYDSDTILSLSHTPRKLIVYGAGVIGCEYASIFSGLGVLVELVDNRGQLLSFLDSEISQALSYHFSNNNITVRHNEDYERVEGLDNGVILHLKSGKKIKADALLWCNGRTGNTDKLGLENIGIKVNSRGQIEVDESYRTSVPNIYGAGDVIGWPSLASAAHDQGRSAAGSIVDNGSWRFVNDVPTGIYTIPEISSIGKNEQELTQAKVPYEVGKAFFKSMARAQIAGEPQGMLKILFHRETLEVLGVHCFGYQASEIVHIGQAVMNQPGELNNLKYFVNTTFNYPTMAEAYRVAAYDGLNRLF; from the coding sequence ATGGCTGTCTACAACTACGACGTAGTGGTGCTGGGTTCCGGCCCGGCCGGGGAAGGCGCGGCAATGAACGCCGCCAAAGCAGGGCGCAAGGTGGCGATGGTCGACAGCCGTCGCCAGGTCGGGGGCAACTGCACCCACCTGGGCACCATCCCGTCCAAGGCACTGCGTCACTCGGTGCGGCAGATCATGCAGTTCAACACCAACCCGATGTTTCGTGCCATCGGCGAGCCGCGCTGGTTCTCGTTCCCCGACGTGCTGAAGAGCGCCGAGAAGGTCATCGCCAAGCAGGTGGCTTCGCGCACCGGCTATTACGCCCGTAACCGCGTGGATGTGTTCGTCGGCACCGGCAGCTTCGCCGACGAGCAGACCATCGAAGTGGTCTGCCCGAACGGTGTGGTGGAAAAACTCAACGCCAAGCACATCATCATCGCCACTGGCTCGCGCCCCTATCGCCCGGCCGACATCGACTTCAACCACCCGCGCGTCTACGACAGCGACACCATCCTCAGCCTCAGCCACACCCCGCGCAAGCTGATCGTGTACGGCGCTGGCGTGATCGGTTGCGAGTACGCCTCGATCTTCAGCGGCCTCGGCGTGCTGGTGGAACTGGTGGACAACCGTGGTCAGCTGCTGAGCTTCCTCGATTCGGAAATTTCCCAGGCGCTGAGCTACCACTTCAGCAACAACAACATCACCGTGCGCCACAACGAAGACTACGAGCGTGTCGAAGGCCTGGACAACGGGGTGATCCTGCACCTGAAGTCGGGCAAGAAGATCAAGGCCGACGCCTTGCTGTGGTGCAACGGCCGCACCGGCAACACCGACAAGCTGGGCCTGGAAAACATCGGCATCAAGGTCAACAGCCGCGGCCAGATCGAGGTCGACGAGAGCTACCGCACCAGCGTGCCGAACATCTACGGTGCCGGTGATGTGATCGGCTGGCCAAGCCTGGCCAGTGCCGCCCACGACCAGGGTCGCTCGGCAGCGGGCAGCATCGTCGACAATGGCAGCTGGCGCTTCGTCAACGACGTGCCGACCGGCATCTACACCATTCCCGAGATCAGCTCGATCGGCAAGAACGAGCAAGAGCTGACCCAGGCCAAGGTGCCGTACGAAGTGGGCAAGGCCTTCTTCAAGAGCATGGCCCGTGCGCAGATTGCCGGCGAGCCGCAAGGGATGCTGAAGATCCTGTTCCATCGCGAAACACTGGAAGTACTGGGCGTGCACTGCTTCGGCTACCAGGCTTCGGAAATCGTCCATATCGGCCAGGCAGTGATGAACCAGCCGGGCGAGCTGAACAACCTGAAGTACTTCGTCAACACCACGTTCAACTACCCGACCATGGCCGAAGCCTATCGGGTAGCTGCCTACGACGGCCTGAACCGGCTTTTTTGA
- a CDS encoding glycerophosphodiester phosphodiesterase, with the protein MTLIYGHRGAKGEAPENTLKSFQQCLAHGVTRCELDLHLSADNELMVIHDPTLKRTTGKRGKVVEHSAADLVRIDARKGGPGHVQPCPIPRLEELFQKCPFEHWQLEVKSASRTRAATTVLAIRELAQQYGLLDKVTITSSSREVLGAAQELVPDVKRGLVAEYAWLDPLKVAQNYGCDLLALNWTLCTPERLLKAQSQGLHVSVWTVNEPALMRRLADFGVDSLITDFPGLAKTTLGQG; encoded by the coding sequence GTGACCCTGATCTACGGCCATCGCGGCGCCAAGGGCGAAGCGCCCGAGAATACCCTGAAGAGCTTCCAGCAATGCCTGGCTCACGGCGTAACCCGCTGCGAGCTGGACCTGCACCTGTCGGCCGACAACGAGCTGATGGTGATCCACGACCCCACCCTCAAGCGCACCACCGGCAAGCGCGGCAAGGTGGTCGAGCACTCGGCCGCCGACCTGGTCAGGATCGACGCGCGCAAAGGCGGCCCCGGCCATGTCCAGCCCTGCCCGATCCCGCGGCTGGAAGAACTGTTCCAGAAATGCCCGTTCGAGCATTGGCAACTGGAAGTGAAAAGCGCCTCACGCACCCGCGCCGCCACCACCGTGCTGGCGATCCGGGAACTGGCCCAGCAGTACGGCCTGCTGGACAAGGTGACCATCACCTCGAGTTCGCGCGAAGTGCTGGGCGCCGCACAGGAACTGGTGCCGGATGTAAAACGCGGTCTGGTGGCCGAATACGCTTGGCTCGACCCGCTGAAGGTGGCACAGAACTACGGCTGCGACCTGCTGGCATTGAACTGGACACTGTGCACGCCGGAGCGCCTGTTGAAAGCGCAGAGCCAGGGTTTGCACGTGTCGGTGTGGACGGTCAACGAACCGGCACTGATGCGCCGGCTCGCTGACTTTGGCGTGGACAGCCTGATTACAGACTTTCCCGGTTTGGCCAAGACCACCCTCGGGCAGGGTTGA
- a CDS encoding PilZ domain-containing protein — protein sequence MTTLDEEDRREYYRIEDQIALQISPLSAAEALDADVLQDDSPLFNLLSELHLSDFESQHLLRQLSEKDRTLAAFLRAQNKRLDLLSAVVAQTLLGEVGQLQPVVISEGGIEFTQATRLAPGTRVKVKMVLMPRAHGLLLRGKVTHCDPRPQGGFEVGSEFTDMTDAQRQLLARYILQRQQQQRRQQLEQNDPAS from the coding sequence ATGACGACATTAGACGAAGAAGATCGCCGCGAATACTACCGCATCGAAGATCAGATCGCACTTCAAATCAGCCCCCTCAGCGCGGCCGAAGCCCTTGACGCAGATGTGTTGCAAGATGATTCGCCGCTGTTCAACCTGCTCAGCGAGCTGCACCTGTCCGACTTCGAGTCACAGCACCTGCTACGCCAGCTGAGCGAAAAGGACCGCACCCTCGCCGCCTTCCTTCGCGCGCAGAACAAACGTCTCGACCTGCTCAGCGCGGTGGTTGCCCAGACCCTGCTCGGCGAAGTGGGCCAACTCCAGCCGGTGGTCATTTCCGAGGGCGGCATCGAGTTCACCCAAGCCACGCGGCTGGCCCCCGGTACCCGGGTAAAGGTGAAGATGGTGCTGATGCCACGCGCCCATGGCTTGCTGCTGCGCGGCAAGGTCACCCATTGCGACCCGCGCCCGCAGGGCGGCTTCGAGGTCGGCAGCGAATTCACCGACATGACCGACGCCCAGCGTCAACTGCTGGCCCGCTACATCCTGCAGCGCCAGCAACAGCAACGGCGCCAGCAGCTGGAACAGAACGACCCCGCCTCCTGA
- a CDS encoding lipoprotein-releasing ABC transporter permease subunit, translating into MFRPLFAFIGTRYTRAKRRNHFVSFISLTSMIGLALGVVVMIVVLSVMNGFDHEMRTRVLGMIPHATLESGQPIADWPALAQQVKQNPQVLAVAPFTQMQGLLTHDGKVQKVLLNGIDPAREREVSIIDKFVLQGRLDQLAPGEWGIMIGDKAAAKLGVSIGDKLTFVAPEVSVTPAGMFPRMKRFTVVGTFHVGAGEIDGYLGLTNISDLSRLHRWKPDQVQGLRLKFDDLFQAPRVAWDIAQRLGEQEFYSRDWTRTHGNLYQAIRMEKAMIGLLLLLIVAVAAFNIISTLVMVVNDKRGDIAILRTLGATPGQIMLIFMVQGTVIGVIGTLIGAVVGIVAALNVSAVIAGIEKLIGHKFLNADVYFIDYLPSQIQAQDVYMVCAAALVLSFFATLYPAWRAARTQPAEALRYE; encoded by the coding sequence ATGTTCAGACCTCTTTTCGCATTTATCGGCACGCGTTATACCCGTGCCAAACGTCGCAATCACTTCGTATCGTTCATTTCCCTGACCTCGATGATCGGCCTCGCCCTGGGCGTGGTGGTGATGATCGTGGTGCTCTCGGTGATGAACGGTTTCGACCACGAGATGCGCACCCGCGTGCTGGGCATGATCCCGCATGCCACGCTGGAAAGCGGCCAGCCCATAGCCGACTGGCCGGCTCTTGCCCAACAAGTAAAGCAGAATCCGCAGGTGCTGGCGGTTGCGCCGTTCACCCAGATGCAGGGCCTGCTGACCCATGACGGCAAGGTGCAGAAGGTGCTGCTCAACGGCATCGACCCGGCCCGCGAGCGCGAGGTGTCGATCATCGACAAGTTCGTCCTGCAGGGCCGCCTCGATCAGCTGGCGCCGGGCGAGTGGGGCATCATGATCGGCGACAAGGCCGCGGCCAAGCTAGGCGTGTCGATTGGCGACAAGCTCACCTTCGTCGCCCCCGAGGTCAGCGTGACCCCGGCTGGCATGTTCCCGCGCATGAAGCGCTTTACCGTGGTCGGTACCTTTCACGTCGGGGCGGGCGAAATCGACGGCTACCTGGGCCTGACCAACATCAGCGACCTGTCCCGCCTGCACCGCTGGAAACCCGACCAGGTGCAGGGCCTGCGCCTGAAGTTCGACGACCTGTTCCAGGCCCCGCGAGTGGCCTGGGACATCGCCCAGCGCCTGGGTGAGCAGGAGTTCTACAGCCGTGACTGGACCCGCACCCATGGCAACCTGTACCAGGCGATCCGCATGGAAAAGGCCATGATCGGCCTGCTGTTGCTGCTGATCGTGGCGGTGGCGGCGTTCAACATCATTTCCACCCTGGTGATGGTGGTCAACGACAAGCGCGGCGACATTGCCATCTTGCGCACCCTGGGCGCCACGCCCGGGCAGATCATGCTTATCTTCATGGTCCAGGGCACGGTGATCGGGGTGATCGGTACCCTGATCGGCGCCGTGGTCGGGATCGTCGCTGCGCTGAATGTCAGTGCGGTGATCGCCGGCATCGAGAAACTGATCGGGCACAAGTTCCTCAATGCCGACGTGTACTTCATCGATTACCTGCCATCGCAGATCCAGGCCCAGGACGTGTACATGGTCTGTGCCGCGGCGCTGGTCCTGAGTTTCTTCGCCACCCTGTACCCGGCCTGGCGTGCGGCGCGCACCCAGCCTGCAGAGGCGCTACGTTATGAGTGA
- the lolD gene encoding lipoprotein-releasing ABC transporter ATP-binding protein LolD, whose amino-acid sequence MSDKAVLSCRNLGKSYDEGPESVQVLSGLNLELHAGERVAIVGSSGSGKSTLLNLLGGLDRPTQGSVWLAGEELSALGERARGLLRNRELGFVYQFHHLLPEFTAIENVCMPLLIGRTPIPEARQRAEALLKRVGLAHRFNHKPAELSGGERQRVAIARALVNRPGLVMLDEPTGNLDHHTAQGIQELMQELSSASRTAFLVVTHDLNLARQMDRVLKLDDGHLVAI is encoded by the coding sequence ATGAGTGATAAAGCCGTTCTGAGTTGCCGCAACCTGGGCAAGTCCTACGACGAAGGCCCGGAGTCGGTGCAGGTACTGTCCGGTCTGAACCTCGAGCTGCACGCCGGTGAGCGCGTGGCTATCGTCGGCAGCTCAGGCTCCGGCAAGAGTACCTTGCTCAACCTGCTGGGCGGCCTCGACCGGCCGACCCAAGGCAGCGTCTGGCTGGCCGGCGAGGAGCTGTCGGCGTTGGGCGAGCGGGCGCGTGGCCTGCTGCGCAACCGGGAATTGGGCTTTGTCTACCAGTTCCACCACCTGCTGCCGGAATTCACCGCCATCGAAAACGTGTGCATGCCGTTGCTGATCGGCCGTACCCCCATTCCCGAGGCCCGCCAGCGTGCCGAGGCGCTGCTCAAGCGGGTCGGCCTGGCCCACCGCTTCAACCACAAGCCGGCCGAGCTGTCCGGCGGCGAGCGCCAGCGGGTGGCGATTGCCCGGGCGCTGGTCAACCGCCCCGGCCTGGTGATGCTCGACGAGCCGACCGGCAACCTCGACCACCACACCGCGCAGGGCATCCAGGAACTGATGCAGGAGCTGTCCAGTGCCTCGCGCACCGCGTTCCTGGTGGTGACCCACGACCTCAACCTGGCACGCCAGATGGACCGCGTGCTGAAGCTCGACGACGGCCACCTGGTGGCGATCTGA